One genomic segment of Desulfocapsa sulfexigens DSM 10523 includes these proteins:
- a CDS encoding bifunctional 3,4-dihydroxy-2-butanone-4-phosphate synthase/GTP cyclohydrolase II, translating to MAVSSIDEVLEDIKAGKMVILVDDEDRENEGDLYMAASAITPEAVNFMATHGRGLICLTLSPELIDKLELPMMVSENKSPYGTGFTVSIEATTGVTTGISAADRARTIEAAVAPDAKPTDIISPGHIFPLRAREGGVLVRLGQTEGSVDLSRLAGLTAAGVICEIMKADGTMARMPDLEIFAAEHDLKICTIADLVAYRLREDVLVHRAAEARIPTEHAGEFTAVVYKNDVDSFEHLALVKGQIDPEKKVLVRVHSECLTGDVFGSARCDCGDQLHAAMRMIDQEGTGVVLYMRQEGRGIGLVNKLKAYNLQDEGLDTVEANHKLGFKADLRDYGIGAQILRDLGVRKMSLLTNNPKKIIGLEGYGIEVVDRFPIEMAASEENKGYLQCKRDRMGHLIEVDED from the coding sequence ATGGCAGTGAGTTCAATTGATGAAGTTCTTGAAGATATTAAAGCCGGTAAGATGGTTATCCTGGTTGACGATGAAGACCGAGAAAATGAGGGTGATCTCTATATGGCAGCGTCCGCAATCACACCCGAGGCGGTCAATTTTATGGCTACCCACGGCAGGGGGTTGATTTGTCTGACCCTGAGTCCTGAGTTGATCGACAAGCTGGAACTGCCTATGATGGTTTCTGAGAACAAATCGCCCTACGGCACTGGTTTTACCGTCAGTATTGAAGCTACAACCGGTGTGACAACAGGGATCTCTGCCGCAGATAGGGCACGTACCATTGAAGCTGCCGTGGCACCTGATGCTAAACCGACAGATATTATCAGCCCTGGTCACATCTTTCCCCTTCGTGCCCGTGAGGGTGGAGTCCTTGTTCGCCTTGGTCAGACTGAAGGGTCTGTCGATCTCTCCCGCCTTGCAGGGCTCACTGCAGCTGGTGTGATTTGTGAGATAATGAAAGCAGACGGAACCATGGCCCGGATGCCCGATCTTGAAATATTTGCAGCAGAACATGATTTGAAAATATGCACCATTGCCGATCTCGTTGCCTATCGTCTGCGTGAAGATGTTCTTGTGCATCGCGCGGCTGAGGCACGAATACCAACGGAACATGCAGGCGAGTTCACAGCTGTTGTGTATAAAAATGATGTTGACAGCTTTGAGCATCTTGCGCTTGTCAAAGGCCAGATAGACCCGGAGAAAAAGGTGCTTGTTAGGGTTCACTCCGAATGTTTGACAGGAGATGTGTTTGGGTCGGCCCGCTGTGACTGTGGAGACCAGCTCCATGCTGCCATGCGAATGATCGACCAGGAGGGAACTGGTGTTGTCCTCTATATGCGTCAGGAAGGACGCGGCATAGGTCTGGTCAATAAGTTGAAAGCATATAATCTGCAGGATGAAGGCCTGGATACCGTTGAGGCCAATCATAAACTCGGTTTTAAGGCGGATCTTCGTGACTATGGAATCGGTGCTCAGATTCTTCGTGATCTTGGGGTTCGGAAAATGAGTCTGCTCACCAACAACCCCAAGAAAATCATTGGTCTTGAGGGCTATGGAATAGAAGTCGTCGATCGCTTCCCCATTGAGATGGCGGCAAGTGAAGAAAACAAAGGATATCTCCAGTGCAAGCGTGATCGAATGGGCCATCTTATTGAAGTGGATGAAGATTGA
- the aprB gene encoding adenylyl-sulfate reductase subunit beta, producing the protein MPSYVDPSKCDGCKGGDKTACMYICPNDLMVLNKEEMRAYNQEPDACWECYSCVKICPQGAIFVRGYDDFVPMGGQVHPMRSADSIMWTVKFRNGNMKRFKFPVRTTAEGAANAYPGEKGANLDDECLLLESSLPTPK; encoded by the coding sequence ATGCCAAGTTATGTAGATCCTTCCAAGTGCGATGGTTGCAAGGGTGGAGACAAGACTGCATGTATGTACATCTGTCCCAACGACCTGATGGTACTTAACAAAGAGGAAATGCGTGCCTACAATCAAGAGCCAGATGCGTGCTGGGAATGTTACTCTTGTGTTAAAATTTGTCCGCAGGGCGCAATCTTTGTTCGTGGATACGATGACTTCGTACCCATGGGCGGACAGGTTCATCCTATGCGTAGTGCTGATTCCATCATGTGGACCGTTAAGTTCCGTAATGGTAACATGAAACGTTTCAAATTCCCTGTTCGTACTACTGCTGAGGGTGCTGCTAACGCATATCCCGGTGAGAAGGGTGCTAACCTGGATGACGAGTGCCTTCTCCTCGAGTCCAGTCTGCCGACCCCTAAATAA
- a CDS encoding tetratricopeptide repeat protein, producing MISNIQSMADIKKAGQKEEKKRSSDPIQAEYDDGIAFLKEKDLAQAAVAFHNALRGYEEKKHQDGIANASNQLGNVCLEKGEFEKAKEHYQRAWDICDRFEDPMSLLALSMQLVTVHRGLNDNTAALNICFDMLDTHSLNNNPQGTVATMETIADIYMAMGDKAKVADTYRTIASIHANYKHKNIAEKFLTRAKELEAEA from the coding sequence ATGATTAGTAACATACAGTCCATGGCTGACATAAAGAAGGCTGGCCAGAAAGAAGAAAAAAAACGCTCATCAGATCCCATTCAGGCTGAGTATGATGATGGTATAGCATTTTTGAAAGAGAAGGATTTAGCCCAGGCAGCCGTTGCATTTCACAATGCTTTGCGTGGCTACGAGGAGAAAAAACATCAGGATGGAATCGCCAATGCCTCTAACCAGCTTGGCAATGTTTGTCTTGAAAAGGGCGAATTTGAAAAGGCCAAAGAACATTATCAACGTGCCTGGGATATCTGTGACCGTTTTGAAGACCCCATGAGCCTTCTGGCCCTGTCCATGCAACTGGTCACTGTCCATCGTGGTTTAAATGATAATACTGCAGCGCTGAATATCTGTTTTGATATGCTGGATACTCATAGTCTTAATAACAATCCTCAGGGAACCGTAGCCACTATGGAAACCATCGCGGATATTTATATGGCCATGGGTGACAAGGCTAAAGTTGCTGACACCTATCGTACGATTGCTTCCATCCATGCCAACTATAAGCATAAGAATATTGCTGAGAAATTTCTCACTCGAGCAAAAGAGCTGGAAGCCGAAGCGTAA
- the ribH gene encoding 6,7-dimethyl-8-ribityllumazine synthase, with translation MANYIEGNLKADGKKFGIIVARFNSFICEKLLEGALDSLLRSGASDGDIDVVRVPGAFEIPLIAKKMANSQKYDAIICLGVVIRGATPHFDVVVNEVSKGSAQVGLETEVPVIFGVLTTETIEQAIERSGTKAGNKGSEVAVAAIEMADLISKFQ, from the coding sequence ATGGCAAATTACATTGAAGGCAATTTAAAGGCGGACGGAAAGAAATTCGGGATTATTGTTGCCCGGTTTAATTCATTTATTTGTGAAAAGCTTCTTGAAGGTGCGCTGGACAGCCTGCTCCGGTCCGGAGCTTCTGACGGTGATATCGATGTTGTGAGGGTTCCAGGTGCATTTGAGATCCCCCTTATTGCCAAGAAAATGGCTAACTCCCAGAAGTACGATGCCATAATTTGTCTTGGAGTTGTTATTCGTGGTGCAACACCACATTTTGACGTTGTTGTGAATGAAGTCTCGAAAGGATCCGCCCAGGTTGGACTTGAAACCGAGGTTCCGGTTATTTTTGGTGTGTTGACTACCGAGACCATCGAACAGGCTATTGAACGTTCAGGTACGAAGGCTGGTAATAAAGGTTCTGAGGTTGCTGTTGCCGCCATTGAAATGGCAGACCTGATATCTAAGTTTCAATAA
- a CDS encoding tetratricopeptide repeat protein, with the protein MSEENAIENLTEDLPTVIAELEKKCKQNPDNVVTLHHLGLVYLKSGRIDEAIECLEKCLVIDEQANQPMINLGAIYFGQGNLDKAQELNEMAIKVQPDTSAQAHANLGLIWQQRNELDKSIASYEKAIQYDPKLATVWMNLTSVLTMKGEDDRALKAATKATQLEPDSALAQNNLAVALFFSGDYPKAKVHMEKAIELGYSVDPNFIAGLEEKLA; encoded by the coding sequence GAAGAGAATGCTATTGAGAATTTGACTGAAGATCTACCAACAGTCATCGCAGAGTTGGAAAAAAAATGTAAACAGAATCCAGACAATGTTGTTACTTTGCATCACCTTGGGCTTGTTTATTTGAAATCCGGGAGGATCGACGAGGCTATAGAGTGTCTTGAAAAGTGTCTTGTGATTGATGAACAGGCTAATCAGCCTATGATTAATCTGGGAGCTATTTATTTCGGTCAGGGAAATCTGGATAAGGCTCAGGAGCTAAATGAAATGGCAATCAAGGTTCAGCCTGACACTTCAGCACAGGCCCACGCAAATCTTGGATTGATCTGGCAACAGCGCAATGAGCTTGATAAGTCAATTGCCTCCTACGAGAAGGCCATTCAGTACGATCCCAAACTTGCAACCGTGTGGATGAATCTTACATCCGTGCTCACCATGAAAGGTGAAGACGATCGTGCGTTAAAGGCAGCCACTAAGGCAACCCAACTTGAGCCCGATTCAGCTCTTGCGCAGAATAATCTTGCTGTCGCTCTCTTTTTCAGTGGTGATTATCCCAAAGCAAAGGTCCACATGGAAAAAGCCATAGAATTAGGGTATTCCGTTGATCCCAATTTTATTGCAGGCTTGGAAGAGAAGTTAGCATAG
- a CDS encoding riboflavin synthase: protein MFTGIIEGTGKLLAKRNVGGGMAFDLQAGFDLTDPEEGESIAVNGVCLTAYNIKGRKFTVDISPESLSRTILGRIGVGGAVNMERALQLTDRLGGHIVSGHVDCVATVRERQPSGDFTLFSFGFPKEFGRYVIEKGSITINGVSLTVNSCTMETFEVSIIPHTLQVTTLGVLKRGDEVNIEVDIIGKYVEKMLLPRESGGTVPGSGTTINPAFLAENGFF, encoded by the coding sequence ATGTTTACAGGAATAATAGAGGGCACCGGGAAGTTATTGGCCAAGCGTAATGTTGGTGGAGGGATGGCGTTTGATCTCCAGGCAGGTTTTGATCTCACAGATCCGGAAGAGGGAGAATCTATTGCGGTAAACGGTGTCTGTCTGACAGCTTATAATATTAAAGGACGGAAATTTACCGTTGATATCTCGCCCGAAAGCCTTTCACGCACCATCCTTGGTCGTATTGGTGTGGGAGGAGCGGTGAATATGGAACGGGCTCTTCAGCTGACTGATCGTCTTGGAGGGCATATCGTCTCGGGTCATGTCGACTGTGTGGCAACTGTTCGTGAAAGGCAGCCCAGTGGTGACTTTACCCTGTTCTCTTTTGGCTTCCCCAAAGAATTTGGCCGTTACGTTATTGAGAAGGGGTCGATAACTATTAATGGGGTGAGTCTTACTGTAAATAGTTGTACAATGGAAACCTTTGAGGTTTCCATTATCCCTCATACACTCCAGGTGACGACTCTTGGAGTGCTCAAGCGGGGAGATGAGGTGAATATCGAAGTGGATATCATAGGTAAGTATGTTGAAAAGATGCTTCTTCCGAGAGAGTCAGGAGGTACAGTTCCTGGATCAGGAACCACCATTAATCCGGCGTTTCTTGCAGAAAATGGATTTTTTTGA
- the nusB gene encoding transcription antitermination factor NusB, whose amino-acid sequence MGIRRKSREAVLQFLFQDDFKGFEAGFDQDLANRFVDFCSLYDVQKKARPYALELLEGVYVRRADVDSVIKKHASNWRLERIDLTDRNVLRIAVYEMIYCDDVPPEVAINEAVEIAKRFGTGDSPSFVNGVLDAVKTGIAK is encoded by the coding sequence ATGGGCATACGTCGAAAATCACGTGAAGCTGTGTTGCAGTTTCTCTTCCAGGATGATTTTAAGGGATTTGAAGCTGGATTTGATCAGGATCTGGCAAATCGTTTCGTCGATTTCTGTTCCCTGTACGATGTGCAGAAAAAAGCACGTCCCTATGCCCTCGAACTTCTCGAAGGTGTCTATGTCAGGCGTGCAGACGTTGATTCTGTGATAAAAAAACATGCAAGTAACTGGCGGCTGGAACGTATTGATTTGACGGACAGAAATGTTTTACGGATTGCAGTGTATGAAATGATATATTGTGATGATGTTCCACCAGAAGTTGCCATCAACGAGGCTGTTGAAATAGCCAAGCGCTTTGGTACAGGGGATTCTCCGTCTTTTGTCAATGGTGTACTTGATGCTGTGAAGACAGGGATCGCCAAGTAG
- the aprA gene encoding adenylyl-sulfate reductase subunit alpha yields MALPNKPNGELKAVENPEIVEHDVDVLIVGGGMAACGTAFEIKKWASDDLKIVLCDKASMERSGAVAQGLSAINTYIGENPIENYVKMVRNDLMGVVREDLIYDCGRHVDESVKLFEEWGLPVWKKDADGENLDGSKPAPTLREGGTPVRTGKWQIMINGESYKCIVAEPAKAALGEENCLERIFIVKMLLDKNKPNQIAGAVGFSTRENKVHVFRCKAALVACGGAVNIFRPRSTGEGKGRAWYPVWNAGSTYTMCGQVGATMTMMENRFTPARFKDGYGPVGAWFLLFKAKVQNGLGEFYANTDAVKDELEKFMPYGASAVTPTCLRNHLMLNELKEGRGPIYMATDVALNAFLDERREAGMDEKSLKKFWKHLESEAWEDFLDMSVGQAGLWAGANVEPEKVGSEIMPTEPYLLGSHSGCCGIWTSGPDEAWVPDVANDSRAHKYKWGYNRMTTVDGLFTAGDGVGASGHKFSSGAHAEGRIVAKQLVKFCRDNADFKPELKQTAQELADEVYAPVKLYNEHVGASTSSNVNPNFCKPAGIMMRLMKATDEYGGGVATYYMTSGKLLGICMDLLKLLREDAEKMAAGDLHELLRAWENYHRIWCVEMHIRHIQFREESRYPGFYYRSDFPTCDDENWKVFVNSTFNPETQEWLCEKVECINIVETDPWI; encoded by the coding sequence ATGGCGTTACCAAATAAACCCAACGGCGAGCTTAAGGCCGTTGAGAATCCCGAGATCGTTGAGCACGATGTTGACGTACTCATTGTTGGTGGTGGTATGGCTGCTTGCGGTACTGCTTTCGAGATCAAAAAATGGGCCAGCGATGACCTGAAGATTGTCCTTTGTGACAAAGCTTCCATGGAGCGTTCCGGTGCTGTTGCTCAGGGTCTGTCTGCTATCAACACCTATATTGGTGAGAATCCAATCGAAAACTACGTGAAGATGGTTCGTAATGACCTGATGGGCGTTGTTCGTGAGGATCTTATCTATGACTGTGGACGTCACGTGGATGAGTCCGTTAAGCTTTTCGAAGAGTGGGGTCTCCCCGTTTGGAAGAAAGATGCTGATGGCGAAAACCTTGACGGTTCCAAGCCTGCCCCAACCCTGCGTGAAGGTGGAACCCCTGTACGTACCGGTAAGTGGCAGATCATGATCAACGGTGAGTCTTATAAGTGTATCGTTGCTGAGCCCGCTAAAGCTGCCCTTGGTGAGGAAAACTGTCTTGAGCGTATCTTTATCGTGAAGATGCTTCTTGACAAAAACAAGCCAAATCAGATTGCTGGTGCTGTTGGTTTCTCTACCCGTGAAAACAAAGTACACGTTTTCCGTTGCAAAGCTGCTCTCGTAGCTTGTGGTGGTGCTGTTAACATCTTCCGTCCCCGGTCTACCGGTGAGGGTAAAGGTCGTGCATGGTATCCAGTATGGAATGCCGGTTCCACCTACACCATGTGTGGTCAGGTTGGTGCAACCATGACCATGATGGAAAATCGTTTCACCCCCGCTCGTTTTAAAGATGGATACGGACCTGTTGGTGCCTGGTTCCTTCTTTTTAAAGCTAAGGTTCAGAATGGTCTTGGTGAGTTTTATGCAAACACTGATGCCGTGAAAGATGAGCTTGAGAAGTTCATGCCTTATGGTGCTTCTGCTGTTACTCCTACCTGTCTTCGTAACCACTTGATGCTCAACGAGTTGAAAGAAGGTCGCGGACCAATCTACATGGCCACCGATGTTGCCCTGAATGCCTTCCTTGATGAACGTCGCGAAGCTGGAATGGACGAGAAGTCTCTGAAGAAATTCTGGAAACACCTCGAGTCTGAAGCATGGGAAGATTTCCTTGATATGTCCGTTGGACAGGCTGGCCTTTGGGCTGGTGCCAACGTTGAGCCTGAGAAAGTAGGTTCTGAAATCATGCCAACCGAACCTTACCTCCTTGGTTCTCACTCCGGTTGTTGTGGTATCTGGACTTCAGGTCCCGATGAAGCTTGGGTTCCAGATGTTGCCAATGATTCCCGCGCTCATAAGTACAAATGGGGATACAATCGTATGACCACCGTTGACGGACTCTTCACCGCTGGTGATGGTGTTGGTGCTTCCGGTCATAAGTTCTCCTCAGGTGCTCATGCTGAAGGACGTATCGTTGCTAAGCAGCTAGTGAAATTCTGTCGTGATAACGCTGACTTCAAGCCAGAGCTGAAGCAGACCGCACAGGAACTTGCAGACGAAGTTTACGCTCCAGTTAAACTGTACAATGAGCATGTCGGTGCTTCCACAAGCTCCAACGTTAACCCCAACTTCTGCAAGCCTGCAGGTATCATGATGCGTCTCATGAAAGCCACCGATGAGTATGGTGGTGGTGTTGCGACATACTACATGACCTCTGGTAAACTGCTGGGTATTTGTATGGATCTTCTCAAGCTTCTTCGCGAAGATGCAGAGAAAATGGCCGCTGGCGATCTTCATGAATTGCTTCGTGCCTGGGAGAATTACCATCGTATCTGGTGTGTAGAGATGCATATCCGTCACATTCAGTTCCGTGAGGAATCCCGCTACCCAGGATTCTACTACAGATCTGACTTCCCAACCTGTGATGACGAGAACTGGAAAGTTTTTGTTAACTCTACTTTCAATCCTGAGACTCAGGAGTGGTTGTGTGAGAAGGTTGAGTGTATTAACATCGTAGAGACCGACCCCTGGATCTAA
- a CDS encoding FtsK/SpoIIIE family DNA translocase codes for MTQVSKKTRPSLKQEATAVLGVFLSLFLFLSLASPYFAGDGNWGGEIGMLIAQILTGVTGWGAYLLAALLLILSFLFFSPRVAFERLPQITAGLTGSVLSACALFSAFSLKGWASIDAGGVIGKTIFTVMQSLVGGPGTVLFLLLIFLMSFMLSTQFSPYQLTLFLWRVTKKAGCGLRNILVFGNERRVMRKEAKRSAKTVTAVENGPRVRIPSGRVGRETPDAVGPSLGMPVVKEIAKTSEVSDDDDFAARLVARGDWKLPPISLLEKNSSQGGVVDKEVYYQVSKKLEQKLKNFGVSGKVVGISPGPVVTTYEYSPAAGVKINKIAGLADDLALGLKAQSVRVVGSVPGKAALGIEIPNPNRSVVYIRDLLASEEYRKVEDKLAIVLGLDVVGAPSIVNLAKMPHLLIAGSTGSGKSVAINTIIASILYNATPEEVRLLMVDPKRIELSGYEGIPHLLHPVVVEPKLASRALMWAVREMERRYKLLEVARVKSFDSYNESAEEKLPYIVIIVDELADLMMVASKDVESSIARLAQMARAAGMHLILATQRPSVDVLTGLIKANFPTRISFKVSSKIDSRTILDTSGAEHLLGAGDMLYLANGSSGLQRVHGAYISEAETEAIITFLKEQGNASYDESVTSAVEDEGNDGEAAGDEEYDERYDEAVNLVCESGQASISMVQRRLRVGYNRAARMIEMMEKEGVVGPADGAKPREVFARKDYTSELI; via the coding sequence ATGACACAAGTCAGCAAGAAAACACGGCCCAGCTTGAAACAGGAGGCCACCGCAGTTCTAGGGGTATTCCTGTCTCTGTTTCTTTTTCTCAGCCTTGCCTCTCCATATTTTGCAGGTGATGGTAATTGGGGGGGAGAGATAGGAATGTTGATTGCTCAGATTCTTACCGGTGTTACAGGGTGGGGGGCATATCTTCTTGCTGCTCTTCTGCTTATTCTCTCTTTTTTGTTTTTCAGTCCCAGGGTGGCTTTTGAACGTCTACCACAAATCACTGCAGGCCTGACCGGATCGGTACTTTCCGCCTGTGCGTTGTTTTCAGCCTTTTCTCTCAAAGGATGGGCATCAATTGATGCAGGCGGAGTCATTGGAAAAACCATATTCACTGTTATGCAGTCACTCGTGGGTGGTCCCGGAACAGTTCTTTTTCTTTTGCTTATTTTTCTGATGTCCTTCATGCTGTCGACTCAGTTTTCCCCCTATCAGCTTACTCTTTTTCTATGGCGTGTGACCAAAAAAGCAGGCTGTGGTCTCAGGAATATCCTCGTTTTTGGTAACGAGAGAAGAGTTATGCGAAAAGAGGCGAAGAGAAGTGCAAAGACTGTTACTGCTGTTGAGAATGGTCCAAGAGTGAGAATCCCTTCTGGTCGTGTAGGAAGAGAAACTCCTGATGCAGTAGGGCCAAGCCTTGGAATGCCAGTGGTGAAGGAGATTGCTAAAACGTCTGAAGTCTCAGATGATGATGACTTCGCCGCACGCCTCGTGGCTCGAGGTGACTGGAAACTGCCTCCCATAAGTCTTCTTGAAAAAAATAGCAGCCAGGGAGGCGTGGTTGATAAGGAAGTTTACTACCAGGTGTCTAAGAAGCTTGAGCAGAAATTAAAAAATTTCGGGGTTTCCGGTAAAGTTGTGGGGATATCCCCAGGCCCTGTGGTGACAACCTATGAATACTCCCCTGCGGCAGGAGTGAAAATAAATAAAATAGCGGGGCTTGCTGATGATCTTGCACTTGGGCTCAAGGCTCAATCTGTACGTGTTGTCGGTTCGGTTCCTGGTAAAGCTGCACTTGGCATTGAAATACCGAATCCGAATCGTTCAGTTGTTTATATTCGAGACCTGCTCGCCTCGGAGGAATATCGAAAAGTCGAGGATAAACTTGCTATTGTGCTTGGGCTTGATGTGGTTGGGGCACCTTCAATTGTCAATCTTGCTAAAATGCCGCATCTCTTGATTGCCGGTTCAACCGGCTCAGGAAAGAGTGTTGCTATTAATACCATTATTGCTTCGATTCTTTACAATGCGACTCCTGAAGAGGTGCGCCTGCTGATGGTGGATCCAAAACGTATTGAGTTGTCAGGTTATGAAGGGATCCCCCATCTTCTCCATCCTGTGGTGGTAGAACCGAAACTTGCATCTCGTGCCCTCATGTGGGCTGTACGAGAGATGGAGAGGCGCTATAAATTACTCGAAGTTGCCAGGGTGAAAAGCTTTGATTCGTATAATGAAAGTGCCGAAGAAAAACTCCCGTATATTGTAATTATTGTGGACGAGCTGGCTGATCTGATGATGGTTGCTTCTAAGGATGTTGAGTCTTCCATTGCAAGGCTTGCTCAAATGGCACGGGCCGCAGGAATGCACCTTATTTTGGCAACCCAGCGACCGTCGGTTGATGTTCTCACCGGCCTTATTAAAGCCAATTTTCCAACTAGAATTTCCTTTAAAGTTTCTTCAAAGATAGACTCCCGTACCATTCTCGACACTTCGGGTGCTGAACACCTTCTCGGTGCCGGGGACATGCTTTATCTTGCAAATGGCTCGTCCGGGTTGCAGCGGGTTCATGGTGCCTACATATCAGAGGCAGAAACTGAAGCCATTATCACATTCTTAAAAGAACAGGGGAATGCCAGTTATGATGAATCGGTAACCTCTGCAGTAGAAGACGAGGGAAATGATGGAGAGGCAGCAGGAGATGAAGAGTATGATGAGCGCTATGACGAGGCTGTGAATCTGGTCTGTGAGTCTGGGCAGGCATCAATTTCCATGGTGCAAAGGAGACTGCGTGTAGGGTATAATCGAGCAGCCAGAATGATCGAAATGATGGAGAAAGAAGGGGTCGTTGGGCCAGCAGATGGAGCGAAACCACGAGAGGTTTTTGCCCGCAAGGATTACACCTCTGAGCTCATCTGA
- a CDS encoding DVU0298 family protein — MKKQKLTTAPWCPFCGQKVGRATDAIERKMQEFQVGRCQCGAVYTCDPTGHNVGSAMVEALVFACNDNWDFAWDLMPEDDYLTGRVEDYDETTHQVVNTRNIDGRPVRGVLYFVRLHTEIAEIAKRVKEKKEALARETITPILSDAVEAIPTPEPQLDPKRVKLKSTKKGVKEARDRGDIDTLVMLCFDNRKTLRLLQRLLYDVDEARRWETAWVIGQVCSRVATKMPGQVSELVHRLFEACSDSAAAPWGMIEALGEVISGRPDVFGAFTRHLLNYMGDDSTQVQVVWALSKIAAKRPDLIRETPFFNLFHFLQHPNPQMRGLVVQLLGRIRAKEVSLQLMELSDDQEKLVIWENRKPVEYTIAELVTVALKQISEGDIKK, encoded by the coding sequence ATGAAGAAACAAAAACTTACCACCGCCCCCTGGTGTCCGTTTTGTGGCCAGAAAGTTGGTCGGGCAACCGATGCCATTGAGCGGAAGATGCAGGAATTCCAGGTTGGTCGCTGTCAGTGTGGTGCTGTGTATACCTGTGACCCCACTGGTCACAATGTGGGCTCGGCAATGGTGGAGGCTCTTGTTTTTGCCTGCAATGATAACTGGGATTTCGCATGGGATCTGATGCCCGAGGATGATTATCTGACTGGGCGGGTAGAGGATTATGATGAGACCACCCATCAGGTAGTTAATACTCGAAACATTGATGGTCGTCCTGTTCGTGGCGTTCTTTATTTTGTCCGTCTCCATACTGAGATTGCTGAGATTGCCAAGCGGGTGAAAGAGAAGAAAGAGGCCTTGGCGCGAGAGACCATTACTCCGATACTGTCCGATGCTGTTGAAGCAATCCCGACTCCAGAACCACAGCTTGATCCGAAAAGAGTAAAACTCAAGTCTACGAAGAAAGGGGTTAAAGAGGCGAGAGACAGAGGAGATATCGATACTCTGGTCATGCTCTGTTTTGATAACAGGAAGACTCTTCGTCTTCTGCAGCGTCTTTTGTACGATGTCGACGAGGCCCGGCGTTGGGAAACGGCCTGGGTTATTGGTCAGGTCTGTTCCCGTGTTGCTACAAAAATGCCAGGCCAGGTGTCTGAGCTCGTTCACCGTCTCTTTGAAGCCTGTTCCGATTCGGCGGCGGCCCCCTGGGGAATGATTGAGGCTCTGGGCGAAGTTATTTCTGGCCGGCCAGATGTTTTTGGTGCTTTTACAAGGCATCTGCTGAACTATATGGGTGATGATTCCACTCAGGTTCAGGTCGTGTGGGCGCTTTCGAAAATTGCCGCTAAAAGGCCTGATCTTATTCGTGAGACGCCTTTTTTCAACCTGTTTCATTTTTTACAACATCCCAACCCTCAAATGCGCGGGCTTGTAGTGCAACTGCTGGGTCGGATAAGGGCAAAAGAAGTAAGCCTGCAGCTTATGGAGCTCAGTGATGATCAGGAAAAACTTGTTATATGGGAAAATAGAAAACCAGTAGAATATACAATTGCTGAACTGGTAACTGTTGCATTGAAACAGATCAGTGAAGGAGATATTAAAAAATGA